One Thermoleophilaceae bacterium genomic window carries:
- a CDS encoding zinc-dependent alcohol dehydrogenase family protein: MRAMVLDMPGTPLQLRDVPVPEPGRGELLIRVDVCGVCRTDLHVVDGELPDPKLPLIPGHQIVGRVASLGEGCTLHAEGDRVGVPWLGATDGTCRYCLRGRENLCDNARFTGYQLDGGYAEWAVAREDFCFAIPVGYPDLQAAPLLCAGLIGWRSLRMTGDAERLGLYGFGASAHIICQVAAHQGRRVFAFTREGDDAARALALELGAEWAGDSMAPGPEELDAAIIFAPVGTLVPAALRASAKGATVVCAGIHMSDIPTFPYEILWGERNVQSVANLTRQDGIEFMHLAPKVPVKTEVEAFSLEQATEALAKLRRGDVVGAVALVTGDQ, from the coding sequence ATGAGGGCGATGGTGCTCGACATGCCAGGCACGCCCCTCCAGCTGAGGGACGTGCCCGTGCCCGAGCCGGGCCGTGGCGAGCTGCTCATCCGCGTGGACGTCTGCGGGGTATGCCGCACCGACCTGCACGTGGTGGACGGTGAGCTGCCGGACCCGAAGCTGCCCCTGATCCCCGGGCATCAGATCGTGGGACGAGTGGCCTCGCTGGGGGAGGGCTGCACGCTCCACGCCGAGGGCGACCGCGTGGGGGTTCCGTGGCTCGGCGCCACCGACGGCACGTGCCGCTACTGCCTAAGGGGCCGCGAGAACCTCTGCGACAACGCCCGCTTCACGGGCTATCAGCTCGACGGCGGCTACGCCGAGTGGGCGGTGGCGCGCGAGGACTTCTGCTTCGCGATCCCGGTGGGATATCCGGATCTACAGGCGGCGCCACTCCTGTGCGCGGGCCTGATCGGGTGGCGCTCGCTGCGAATGACCGGCGACGCCGAGCGCCTCGGCCTCTACGGCTTCGGAGCGTCCGCCCACATCATCTGCCAGGTGGCGGCCCACCAGGGGCGGCGCGTGTTCGCCTTCACCCGCGAGGGCGATGACGCCGCACGGGCTCTCGCGCTCGAACTGGGCGCCGAGTGGGCGGGCGACTCGATGGCGCCCGGCCCGGAGGAGCTCGACGCCGCCATCATCTTCGCGCCCGTCGGCACCCTCGTGCCGGCGGCGCTCAGGGCAAGCGCAAAGGGCGCCACGGTCGTCTGCGCCGGCATCCACATGAGCGACATCCCAACCTTCCCCTACGAGATCCTCTGGGGCGAACGCAACGTGCAGTCAGTGGCGAACCTCACCCGCCAGGACGGCATCGAGTTCATGCACTTGGCGCCGAAGGTGCCGGTGAAAACGGAGGTTGAGGCTTTTTCGCTGGAGCAGGCGACCGAGGCGCTGGCAAAGCTGCGCCGCGGCGATGTGGTGGGCGCGGTTGCGCTGGTGACTGGTGACCAGTGA
- a CDS encoding alpha/beta hydrolase-fold protein yields MRRLLVGLGLLAAVLVAGVAIARSARADRHGARVEHFIVRSRFVHARLRETTVTPGGAISGPRPLLVFLHGRGMGEDGNLNSQMFAALARLGSHAPDIVFPDGGDHSYWHDRRGAAWGRYVMEEVIPRAIRRLGADPRRVAIGGISMGGFGAFDLARLHPGRFCAVGGHSPAIWQSAGETAPGAFDNGADFARHDIVRVARTHPSAWAGKPLWLDAGTADPFDPGDRAFVSALRRGGLKITVHRWPGGHTGSYWRSHWASYLGFYARALARC; encoded by the coding sequence TTGCGGCGCCTTCTCGTAGGGCTCGGCCTGCTCGCCGCCGTTCTGGTGGCGGGTGTGGCGATCGCCCGCTCGGCTCGCGCGGACCGCCACGGCGCGCGGGTTGAGCACTTCATCGTCCGCAGTCGCTTCGTGCACGCGCGCCTTCGGGAGACCACCGTCACGCCCGGCGGGGCGATCTCCGGGCCGCGGCCGCTGCTCGTGTTCCTCCACGGTCGCGGCATGGGCGAGGACGGCAACCTGAACTCGCAGATGTTCGCCGCGCTCGCACGCCTCGGCTCGCACGCGCCCGACATCGTCTTCCCTGACGGCGGCGATCACTCCTACTGGCACGACCGCCGCGGCGCGGCCTGGGGCCGCTACGTGATGGAGGAGGTGATCCCGCGCGCGATCAGGCGGCTCGGGGCCGACCCCAGGCGTGTGGCCATCGGCGGCATATCGATGGGGGGCTTCGGCGCGTTCGACCTCGCGCGTCTGCACCCTGGACGCTTCTGCGCGGTCGGCGGCCACTCGCCCGCGATCTGGCAGAGCGCGGGGGAGACCGCACCAGGCGCGTTCGACAACGGCGCCGACTTCGCCCGCCACGACATCGTGCGCGTGGCGCGCACCCACCCGAGCGCGTGGGCCGGCAAGCCGCTGTGGCTCGACGCGGGCACGGCCGATCCGTTCGACCCGGGCGACCGCGCCTTCGTCTCAGCGCTCCGCCGCGGCGGCCTCAAGATCACCGTGCACCGCTGGCCGGGCGGCCACACCGGCTCGTACTGGCGCAGCCACTGGGCGAGCTACCTGGGCTTCTACGCGCGGGCGCTGGCGCGCTGCTAG
- a CDS encoding EAL domain-containing protein yields the protein MSRPIRQQLLLRTALALAVVALCVSVAGVLAARQEASQRLDDSAAAAKSIFQQTLALRTRHAHGRAERAKAFALAAADAGRATGTQVTVGSPAGSGHLYSYPLGGDRRLSVVVSAAPVASATRSALLMGLGIGAGVMLVLVSLLIAGIDRAVAKPLARFADAVKKAQEGDASARADEKGPAEIREAARSFNAFLVKVAEQRERLKAAAASDPLTGVTNNQQFHESLGIELKRAERENTAVSLVVLDIDGFGSINDAHGRSFGDEVLQRVADQLRSMMRATDLLARIGGDDFALIIPGADAKLATSIAERARKAVADASTKERRIACSAGVASYPEDARDGATLYQLACGALRWAKASGRGQTRRYDAENVAVPTDQEERAEIEGLLEREQPLIPFFQPLVSLSTGRILGYEALSRFPEPPGRGPDSWFAQAARVGLAARLEAAALRAALSKQGRPPGTFLSINVSPTTLGSAEVKAVLPADMTGLVVEITEHELADDLDILERELVSLRERGAKIAVDDAGAGYSGLQQVMRIQPDVIKLDRSLVMNLHEDPAKEALIDSFVRFARRTGASVCAEGIETMEELKLLADLDVTYGQGYVLARPSPDWGSVASSVSETLLRSSLRSQGDTSCGDELPESGDQRLEYVSARLSKINSFDELVDLFPLIGVELGADAVCLSRWLRDLGAVETMVDSTSEEPATRYNLANYPSTAHVLNTGEAMQVLVSDPGADLGELALLGRLGYESLLMVPVVCRDERLGLLEAYSAVERPWTRSEINRARIISYQLGAVLDGLERVEAAKLLTTGS from the coding sequence ATGTCTCGTCCGATCCGCCAGCAACTGCTGTTGCGGACTGCTTTGGCGCTCGCGGTGGTCGCGCTTTGCGTGAGCGTGGCGGGCGTGCTCGCGGCTCGTCAGGAGGCGTCTCAGCGCCTGGACGACAGCGCCGCGGCCGCGAAGTCGATCTTCCAGCAGACCCTCGCGCTCCGCACCCGCCATGCGCACGGCCGGGCTGAGCGCGCGAAGGCTTTCGCGCTGGCCGCTGCCGACGCTGGCCGCGCCACCGGCACCCAGGTGACGGTGGGCTCGCCGGCGGGCAGCGGGCATCTCTACAGCTACCCGCTCGGCGGAGATCGGCGGCTGAGCGTGGTGGTGTCAGCGGCCCCGGTGGCGAGCGCCACGCGCAGCGCGCTCTTGATGGGGCTCGGCATCGGCGCGGGCGTGATGCTCGTGCTCGTGTCGCTGCTCATCGCCGGCATCGACCGCGCGGTGGCAAAGCCGCTCGCGCGCTTCGCGGACGCGGTGAAGAAGGCGCAGGAGGGCGACGCGTCAGCGCGCGCGGATGAGAAGGGCCCCGCCGAGATCCGTGAGGCGGCCCGAAGCTTCAACGCGTTCCTCGTGAAGGTCGCTGAGCAGCGTGAGCGGCTGAAGGCCGCCGCGGCGAGCGATCCGCTCACCGGGGTGACGAACAACCAGCAGTTCCACGAGTCGCTCGGGATCGAGCTCAAGCGCGCTGAGCGCGAGAACACCGCGGTGAGCCTCGTGGTGCTGGACATCGACGGCTTCGGCTCGATCAACGATGCTCATGGCCGCAGCTTCGGCGACGAGGTGCTCCAGCGCGTGGCCGATCAGCTCCGCTCGATGATGCGCGCCACCGACCTGCTCGCCCGCATCGGAGGAGACGACTTCGCGCTGATCATTCCCGGTGCCGACGCCAAGCTCGCCACCTCGATCGCGGAGCGGGCCCGTAAGGCAGTGGCCGACGCATCCACGAAGGAACGCCGCATCGCGTGCTCTGCCGGCGTGGCCTCGTACCCCGAGGACGCGCGTGATGGGGCCACCCTGTACCAGCTTGCATGTGGGGCGCTCCGCTGGGCGAAGGCGAGCGGCCGCGGGCAGACGCGGCGCTACGACGCCGAGAACGTGGCGGTGCCGACGGACCAGGAGGAGCGCGCGGAGATCGAGGGGCTGCTCGAGCGCGAGCAGCCGCTCATCCCGTTCTTCCAGCCGCTCGTGTCGCTCTCCACCGGGCGCATCCTCGGCTACGAGGCGCTGTCGCGCTTCCCAGAGCCGCCCGGGCGTGGCCCCGACTCATGGTTCGCGCAGGCGGCGCGCGTGGGTCTTGCCGCCCGGCTCGAGGCCGCCGCCCTCCGCGCCGCGCTCTCGAAGCAGGGTCGCCCGCCCGGCACGTTCCTCTCGATCAACGTGAGCCCGACCACGCTCGGCTCGGCGGAGGTGAAGGCGGTCCTGCCCGCGGACATGACCGGTCTCGTGGTGGAGATCACCGAGCACGAGCTGGCGGACGACCTCGACATCCTCGAGAGGGAGCTCGTCTCACTGCGCGAGCGCGGGGCGAAGATCGCGGTTGACGACGCGGGCGCGGGCTACTCAGGGCTGCAGCAGGTGATGCGGATTCAGCCCGACGTGATCAAGCTCGACCGCTCGCTCGTGATGAACCTTCATGAGGATCCCGCCAAGGAGGCGCTGATCGATTCCTTCGTGCGCTTCGCGCGCCGCACCGGAGCGTCGGTGTGCGCGGAGGGAATCGAGACGATGGAGGAGCTCAAGCTCCTCGCGGATCTCGACGTGACCTATGGGCAGGGATACGTGCTGGCGCGGCCGTCGCCCGACTGGGGCAGCGTGGCGAGCTCGGTGTCTGAGACTCTGCTGCGCTCGAGCCTGCGCAGCCAGGGCGACACGAGCTGCGGGGACGAGCTCCCCGAAAGCGGGGACCAGCGGCTCGAGTACGTGAGCGCGCGGCTGTCGAAGATCAACTCGTTCGACGAGCTCGTGGACTTGTTCCCGCTGATCGGAGTGGAGCTCGGCGCCGACGCGGTGTGCCTCTCCCGCTGGCTGCGTGACCTGGGCGCGGTGGAAACCATGGTGGACAGCACCTCGGAGGAGCCGGCCACGCGCTACAACCTCGCGAACTACCCGTCCACGGCGCACGTGCTGAACACCGGCGAGGCCATGCAGGTGCTCGTGTCCGACCCGGGGGCGGACCTGGGCGAGCTCGCGCTGCTCGGCCGGCTCGGCTACGAGTCGCTGCTCATGGTGCCGGTGGTGTGCCGCGACGAACGCCTCGGCCTGCTCGAGGCCTACAGCGCGGTGGAGCGGCCCTGGACGCGCAGTGAGATCAACCGCGCTCGGATCATCTCGTACCAGCTTGGGGCGGTGCTGGACGGCCTCGAACGGGTTGAGGCCGCCAAGCTGCTGACCACCGGCTCCTAG
- a CDS encoding TetR/AcrR family transcriptional regulator, whose protein sequence is MATGMVTGAGSGRREELKAQNRAKLLAAARKVFAEKGLGAATARDIVRATDLASGTFYNYFDDKNDVFRALIAELAEKARAVVSAQRRVPGRTVEERVEGAYRAYFELVLEERELFQVLRRNAGVVGVVTDDEIFEAGIRDLFVDLGDWTERGDLPSVDLDYLATAMVGAGFQVATHMLDRDPPDVHEAARFCTRLFMGGIPALGA, encoded by the coding sequence GTGGCGACTGGGATGGTCACGGGCGCGGGGAGCGGGCGCCGTGAGGAACTGAAGGCCCAGAACCGCGCGAAATTGCTCGCGGCTGCGCGCAAGGTCTTCGCGGAGAAGGGCCTTGGCGCGGCCACCGCGCGCGACATCGTGCGCGCCACGGATCTCGCGAGCGGCACCTTCTACAACTACTTCGACGACAAGAACGACGTGTTCCGTGCTCTGATCGCCGAGCTGGCGGAGAAGGCGCGCGCGGTGGTGAGCGCTCAGCGCCGGGTCCCGGGGCGCACGGTGGAGGAACGCGTGGAGGGCGCGTACCGCGCGTACTTCGAGCTCGTGCTCGAGGAGCGGGAGCTGTTCCAGGTGCTGCGCCGGAACGCGGGCGTGGTGGGCGTGGTCACGGACGACGAGATCTTCGAGGCCGGCATTCGCGACCTGTTCGTGGACCTCGGAGACTGGACCGAGCGGGGCGACCTGCCGAGCGTGGACCTCGACTACCTCGCCACCGCGATGGTGGGCGCGGGCTTCCAGGTTGCCACCCACATGCTGGACCGCGATCCGCCCGACGTCCACGAGGCGGCGCGTTTCTGCACGCGGCTCTTCATGGGCGGCATCCCGGCCCTCGGCGCGTAG
- a CDS encoding alpha/beta hydrolase, with the protein MTDAAGQPVMLIPGFLAGDDSLGLMTQWLRRTGHHTRKAGIRSNIDCSEAAVARLEERVEVMAECCEQKVAIVGQSRGGNFAKVIAIRRPDLVSGIVTLGSPQLDPLAVHPLVALPVLAVGALGTLGAPGLFRHSCRNGRCCESFWEDMHADFPNGVGYVSIYSRSDGIVDWHSCLDPAAEHVEIQASHCGMAVSGQAYRATAEALEGFRRGELRRQQARTYRRAA; encoded by the coding sequence GTGACGGACGCGGCGGGGCAGCCCGTGATGCTGATCCCCGGTTTCCTCGCCGGCGACGACTCTCTCGGCCTCATGACCCAGTGGCTGCGCCGCACCGGCCACCACACGCGCAAGGCCGGGATCCGCTCGAACATCGACTGCTCCGAGGCGGCCGTCGCGCGCCTCGAGGAGCGGGTCGAGGTGATGGCGGAGTGTTGCGAGCAGAAGGTGGCGATCGTCGGCCAGAGCCGCGGCGGCAATTTCGCGAAGGTGATCGCGATCCGCCGGCCCGACCTGGTGTCCGGGATCGTCACGCTCGGCTCGCCCCAGCTCGATCCGCTGGCCGTGCATCCGCTGGTGGCCCTGCCGGTGCTCGCCGTGGGCGCGCTCGGCACGCTCGGCGCGCCTGGGCTGTTCAGGCACTCATGCCGCAACGGCCGCTGCTGCGAGAGCTTCTGGGAGGACATGCACGCGGACTTCCCCAATGGCGTGGGCTACGTGTCCATCTACTCGCGCAGCGATGGAATCGTCGACTGGCACTCATGCCTCGACCCCGCCGCTGAGCACGTGGAGATCCAGGCGAGCCATTGCGGGATGGCGGTGTCGGGGCAGGCCTACCGGGCCACGGCGGAGGCGCTCGAGGGATTCAGGCGGGGCGAGCTTCGCCGGCAGCAGGCGCGCACGTACCGGCGCGCCGCCTAG
- a CDS encoding NAD(P)H-quinone oxidoreductase → MRAVTVEDGNLRVDERPDPKPGKGEILVSVRAAGLNGADMMQRKGRYPAPPGSPPDILGLELAGEVAALGDGVTRFKEGDRVMAIVGGGGQAELAVLHERVAMPVPESLDWPSAGGTPEVFTTAHDALFTQARLQAGERLLVHGAAGGVGTAAVQLGRAAGARVTATVRNESHRGKVAELGAEVIPPEGFEEHGPFDVILELVGAPNLPGNLQSLATLGRIVIIGIGAGAKAEIHLAALMGTRGSIRGSTLRARPLEEKAAAMRAMERHVLPLFDAGELTVPIAGAFPLEEAEKAYERFEQGGKLGKIVLVIG, encoded by the coding sequence ATGCGAGCGGTCACGGTGGAAGACGGAAACCTGCGTGTGGACGAGCGGCCGGACCCCAAACCGGGGAAGGGCGAGATACTCGTTTCTGTGCGCGCGGCCGGCCTGAACGGGGCAGACATGATGCAGCGGAAAGGCCGCTATCCGGCGCCGCCCGGTTCACCTCCTGACATTCTCGGCCTGGAGCTGGCCGGGGAGGTGGCGGCGCTCGGCGACGGCGTGACCCGCTTCAAGGAGGGCGACCGCGTGATGGCCATCGTCGGCGGGGGCGGTCAGGCTGAGCTGGCCGTTCTCCACGAGCGCGTGGCGATGCCGGTGCCCGAGTCGCTCGACTGGCCGTCCGCGGGAGGCACGCCGGAGGTCTTCACGACTGCGCACGACGCCCTCTTCACGCAGGCCCGTCTCCAGGCGGGCGAGCGCCTGCTCGTGCACGGCGCCGCGGGCGGCGTGGGCACGGCCGCGGTCCAGCTCGGCCGCGCGGCCGGCGCGCGCGTGACGGCCACGGTGCGCAACGAGTCACACCGCGGCAAGGTGGCGGAACTCGGCGCCGAGGTGATCCCGCCGGAGGGGTTCGAGGAGCATGGCCCGTTCGACGTGATCCTCGAGCTGGTCGGCGCGCCGAACCTGCCGGGGAACCTTCAGTCGCTCGCCACGCTCGGCCGCATCGTGATCATCGGCATCGGCGCCGGGGCCAAGGCGGAGATCCACCTTGCGGCTCTGATGGGCACGCGCGGCAGCATCCGCGGCTCGACCCTCCGCGCCCGCCCACTCGAGGAGAAGGCGGCCGCGATGCGCGCGATGGAGCGCCATGTGCTGCCGCTGTTCGACGCCGGCGAGCTCACCGTCCCGATCGCAGGGGCCTTCCCGCTGGAAGAGGCAGAGAAGGCCTACGAGCGCTTCGAGCAGGGCGGAAAGCTCGGCAAGATCGTGCTCGTAATCGGCTAG